The Chryseolinea soli genome contains a region encoding:
- a CDS encoding TonB-dependent receptor, with protein sequence MKFLSEFREISRFTPFCLILSLLWFAEGTALAGNPDEKKANLTGIVVTSDGLPAPGVSVYIQELKKGTLTSTNGEFSFNNVPAGEYHLEVSMLGFEKATHAVSVGPAGAAHIKIELQENSMTLDEVTVVGGGNRFARKESDDISKMPLGNMENPQVYTVVSKELMKEQVVTDYNSAFKNVPGAGISEVRNQGRSSNISRGFSTPQLVRNGVGSFTYATVDPANLERIEVIKGPSATLFGSTLSSFGGLFNRVTKKPFDTFKGEVSYSAASWDLNRLAFDVNTPLTEDKTALLRINTSLHSERSFQDAGFSRNFMIAPSFSYKASDRLTLMLDAEISYYKATSPMRVAPYTKGTAHEVRELGIPYKLSFANNTINYTTQQYNIYGQAKYKISDSWTSQTLFSRTRSSSDGYVVGLTILTDSTLRQTVTSQEYPYYGTDIQQNFIGDFKIAGMRNRIVAGVDYYSLRSTRNDASVNMAPVNFKKPGAAYNNFTLDKVKPLFATAKFSNFVNVNENTYSAYVSNVLNITDRLLAMASLRIDRYMNKGSYYPSQDSTAGNYNQTALSPKFGAVYQLVKDKVSVFGNYMNGFSNVSGSDYSGTTFKPNWANQLEGGVKLDWTIVAATLSYYNIAVTNVTRDDPDHPNFSLQDGTQVSRGFEAEVIASPVHGLNIVAGYVYNDSRYTRSNPSVEGLRPTTAGPPRMANLWVSYRFVNGSAQGLGIGFGGIYGGESYQSNTETFAFTVPSYTVLDASVFYDQPRYRLGLKVDNLTNEKYWSYRLAAQNPTRVTGNITFKF encoded by the coding sequence ATGAAATTCTTGTCTGAATTCCGCGAAATCAGCCGTTTTACGCCCTTTTGTTTAATTCTATCGCTTTTATGGTTCGCCGAAGGCACTGCTTTGGCCGGAAACCCAGACGAGAAAAAAGCCAATCTCACGGGCATTGTCGTTACCAGTGACGGCCTGCCAGCGCCCGGGGTGTCGGTCTATATTCAGGAACTTAAAAAAGGTACCCTGACCAGCACCAATGGCGAGTTCAGCTTCAACAACGTTCCCGCCGGCGAATATCACCTGGAGGTGTCCATGCTGGGTTTCGAAAAGGCAACGCATGCGGTATCGGTCGGTCCGGCCGGGGCCGCTCACATTAAAATAGAACTCCAGGAAAATTCCATGACCTTGGATGAAGTGACCGTTGTCGGGGGTGGAAACCGGTTTGCCCGGAAAGAAAGCGATGATATTTCCAAAATGCCACTGGGCAACATGGAGAACCCACAGGTATACACGGTGGTGAGCAAAGAGCTGATGAAAGAACAAGTGGTGACCGACTATAACAGCGCGTTCAAAAATGTTCCGGGAGCGGGTATCTCCGAAGTCAGGAACCAGGGAAGATCAAGCAACATTTCGAGGGGTTTTTCCACGCCACAGCTGGTGCGCAACGGCGTGGGAAGCTTTACCTATGCCACCGTTGACCCTGCCAACCTGGAACGTATCGAAGTGATCAAAGGCCCTTCGGCAACTTTGTTTGGAAGCACGTTATCTTCCTTCGGCGGGCTCTTCAATCGCGTGACCAAAAAACCCTTCGACACCTTTAAAGGTGAAGTATCGTATTCGGCGGCCAGTTGGGATCTGAATCGCCTGGCCTTTGATGTGAATACACCGCTGACTGAAGACAAGACAGCCTTGCTGCGGATCAACACCTCTCTTCACAGCGAACGAAGCTTTCAGGATGCGGGCTTCAGCCGGAATTTTATGATTGCCCCCAGTTTTTCGTACAAGGCCAGCGACCGGCTCACGTTGATGCTCGATGCCGAGATCAGCTACTACAAGGCCACCTCCCCTATGCGTGTAGCACCTTATACCAAGGGCACCGCGCATGAGGTACGCGAGTTGGGCATACCCTACAAGTTATCCTTTGCCAACAATACCATTAACTATACCACACAACAGTATAATATTTACGGCCAGGCCAAATACAAAATTTCCGACAGCTGGACATCACAAACCCTGTTCTCGCGTACGCGCTCGTCGTCGGATGGATATGTGGTGGGCTTGACCATCTTAACCGACAGCACCCTGAGACAAACCGTAACGAGCCAGGAGTATCCTTACTATGGAACCGATATCCAGCAGAACTTTATCGGTGATTTTAAAATTGCAGGCATGCGAAACCGTATTGTAGCCGGTGTTGATTATTACAGTTTACGCTCCACCCGCAACGACGCCTCCGTTAACATGGCCCCCGTAAATTTCAAAAAGCCGGGTGCCGCGTACAACAATTTCACACTGGACAAAGTAAAACCCTTATTCGCCACGGCCAAATTTTCCAACTTTGTGAACGTCAACGAAAACACCTACAGCGCCTATGTCTCCAATGTGTTGAACATCACGGACAGGCTGCTCGCCATGGCCAGTTTGCGAATCGATCGCTACATGAATAAAGGGTCCTACTATCCCAGTCAGGATTCCACCGCCGGCAACTATAATCAAACCGCATTGTCGCCAAAGTTTGGCGCCGTGTATCAGTTGGTAAAAGACAAGGTGTCGGTATTTGGTAACTATATGAATGGCTTCAGCAATGTCAGCGGCTCCGATTATTCCGGGACCACGTTCAAGCCAAACTGGGCCAACCAACTCGAAGGCGGTGTGAAACTGGACTGGACGATCGTTGCGGCCACGCTCAGTTATTACAATATCGCCGTCACCAACGTGACACGCGACGATCCGGATCATCCTAATTTTTCGCTGCAAGATGGGACACAGGTGAGTCGTGGGTTCGAGGCTGAAGTCATTGCCAGCCCGGTTCACGGATTGAATATCGTGGCCGGCTACGTTTATAACGACAGCCGCTACACCCGGAGTAACCCATCCGTTGAAGGACTCCGTCCCACCACCGCGGGTCCTCCCCGCATGGCCAACTTGTGGGTGAGCTATCGCTTCGTTAATGGAAGCGCTCAGGGACTGGGCATTGGCTTTGGTGGTATTTATGGAGGCGAATCTTATCAAAGCAATACGGAGACGTTCGCATTCACCGTGCCTTCCTATACGGTACTCGATGCTTCCGTATTTTATGATCAGCCCCGGTACAGGCTTGGCCTTAAAGTAGACAACCTGACCAACGAGAAATACTGGTCCTACCGGCTCGCGGCACAGAACCCCACCCGCGTCACCGGGAACATAACCTTCAAATTTTAA
- a CDS encoding PepSY-associated TM helix domain-containing protein yields MTFRKAIQRIHLWLGFTSGALLIAVTLTGCILAFEDELRYATQHELLYVEAENKPPLNVDQLQTALRAYDPKLKLNQIRFYGDPEKATQCYTRDKKIIAVNPYNGKILGVRDNSKDWLSVILSFHRTLLLGKTGEAIILCNVCIFLAMLLSGIVLWMPPLLKQWKHNLSLKRNLPPKRRNYEWHRMLGLYAWLPLFLIAITGISMASGGEKKQKLKSSFASNPTAGNIYDQVASQVHHQEPIDVLRVTFPQDSSDVITISVRYETRGFRKQSNFNFDQYSGKLLKTELYQEKSFGQRFFGSNYEIHTGRIFGIPGKIVMFLASLIALSLPITGFLIWKGKRIKA; encoded by the coding sequence ATGACTTTTCGCAAAGCCATACAACGCATCCATCTTTGGTTAGGCTTCACTTCCGGTGCGCTCTTAATTGCCGTAACGTTAACGGGATGCATACTGGCATTCGAAGATGAGCTTCGTTATGCAACACAACACGAACTGCTGTATGTAGAGGCGGAAAATAAGCCACCGCTAAACGTCGATCAACTCCAAACCGCGTTGCGGGCGTATGATCCCAAGTTAAAGTTGAATCAGATCCGGTTTTATGGCGATCCTGAAAAGGCAACGCAATGCTATACACGCGATAAAAAGATCATAGCCGTTAATCCCTACAACGGAAAAATTCTGGGTGTGCGCGACAATTCGAAAGACTGGCTTTCCGTCATCCTGTCTTTTCATCGCACGCTGCTGTTGGGCAAAACCGGGGAGGCCATTATCCTGTGTAATGTCTGTATCTTCTTGGCCATGCTGCTTTCGGGAATTGTGCTGTGGATGCCGCCACTCCTGAAACAATGGAAGCACAATCTTTCCCTGAAGCGTAACCTTCCGCCCAAGCGCAGAAATTATGAGTGGCATCGCATGCTTGGACTCTACGCCTGGCTCCCCTTGTTTTTGATTGCCATCACCGGGATCAGCATGGCTTCCGGTGGCGAAAAAAAACAGAAATTAAAATCATCTTTTGCATCTAACCCAACCGCCGGGAACATTTACGATCAGGTGGCCAGCCAGGTGCATCACCAGGAGCCCATCGATGTGCTGCGGGTAACGTTTCCCCAGGACAGCAGCGATGTTATTACCATCAGTGTTCGCTACGAAACCCGCGGTTTCAGAAAGCAGAGCAATTTTAACTTCGATCAATATTCCGGCAAGCTGCTGAAAACAGAGTTGTATCAGGAGAAGTCTTTTGGGCAGCGATTTTTCGGATCAAATTATGAAATTCATACGGGCCGGATATTCGGCATCCCGGGAAAGATCGTCATGTTCCTTGCCAGCCTGATCGCGCTAAGCCTGCCCATAACCGGATTTCTGATCTGGAAAGGAAAAAGGATCAAAGCTTAG